Within the Paenibacillus sp. AN1007 genome, the region GCAGTTCTCCGCCACCCACTGCATTACCCTTGATTTTGATTACATACTCATTAGGTCTTAACTGAATATTGTCCCGAATTCGAATGACAGGTACAACCAAACCCAGCTCAAGGGCACATTGTCTTCGAATCATGATGATCCGGTCGAGCAGGTCTCCGCCCTGCTGATTATCAGCCAGTGGAATCAAGCCATAACCAAACTCGAACTCGATCGGATCTACCTGAAGCAGGTTAATCACACTTTCAGGACTTCTCACCTCTTCAATCTGCTGCTCTTCTTCCAATTGCTCTTCCGCTTCCTGTTTTAAATTCAGATTATTCTGCATTCGCCAGGCGGCAAAGGCAAGCGCACCTGCCAGCGGGAGCGTTGTAATCACATGAATCGGTGTAAAAAATCCCAGCATCGCAATAACAAAAGCTACGATATAGATGAGTATCGGATATGTAAACAACTGGCCGGTGATATCTTCTGCCAAGTTTCCTTCCGATGAAGCTCTGGTCACAATCAGTCCTGCTGCTGTTGAAATCAGAAGAGCAGGTATCTGGCTAACCAATCCATCCCCGATGGTCAATACCGAGTATGTAGAGAGTGATGTTGCAAAATCGAGACCATGCACCGTCATACCGATGATAAAACCACCGATCAGGTTGATCAGGAGAATGATAATACTTGCTATGGCATCCCCTTTTACGAATTTGCTGGCACCATCCATCGCACCATAAAAGTCGGCTTCGCGTTCAATTTTGGAGCGGCGCTCACGCGCCTGCTGTTCATTGATCAAACCTGCATTCAGGTCTGCATCAATACTCATTTGTTTACCAGGCATGGCATCGAGGGTAAATCTTGCTGCTACTTCAGCTACACGCTCAGATCCTTTAGTGATAACGATGAACTGAACCACAACGAGGATCAAAAACACGATGAAACCTATAGCAATTTCACCTCCGGCAATCCAGCTTCCGAAGGTTGCAACTACCGCTCCCGCATCTCCCTTACCCAATATCAATTTGGTAGTCGAGATATTCAGTGCGAGTCGGAACAAGGTCGTAATGAGCAGCAAAGCCGGAAATATGGAAAACTGCAAAGCTTCTTTGCTGTTCATGGCAACAAGCAGGATCATCAAGGCAATAGAGATGTTGATAACAAGCAGCATATCGAGCAGCCAAATCGGGATCGGGAGAATCATCATCAACACGATGCCGATAATCCCCGCAAGTATAGCTAAATCTTTTGTTTTCAATGAATGTACGGCCTCCGATCCCTTTTATTTCGTTCTGCCCTTTAGTTTATATACATAAGCCAGCACTTCGGCTACAGCTTGGAACAAATCGGCTGGTATAGCGTCACCAATCTCAGCTCTCTGGAACAAAGCCCGTGCCAGTGGTTTGTTTTCCATCGTAATCACACCGTGTTCTTTGGCAATTTCTTTAATGCGCAGAGCGACATAATCCTGCCCTTTAGCAATAATCTGCGGAGCCTCCATCTCAGACCCCTCATACTTCAGCGCTACGGCAAAGTGAGTCGGGTTCGTGATTATCACATCTGCATTAGGTACTTCCTGCATCATACGCTGCATAGCCATTCGACGCTGACGCTCTCGAATTTTGCCCTTGATCAGCGGATCGCCTTCCATTTTCTTGTACTCATCCTTGATATCCTGTTTGGACATCCGTATATTCTTTTCATAATCGTACTTCTGGTACATGTAGTCGAATACGGCAAGCACCAGCAGTGCAACTGCAATTTTGACACCAAGATTCAAAGTAATCGAAGCAGCAAACTGTAAAATAGCATCCATTGAAAAATGGGATAATGAAGCAATATCAGCTTGATAACTGGTAATGGTGCTGTATACCAAATATCCGATAATGGACATTTTCAAAATGGACTTTGCAAATTCAACTAACGAACGAAGGGAGAAGATGTTTTTAAAACCTTTAATTGGATTTAATTTCTCAAGCTTCGGTTTTAAACCCTCACCAATAAGAAGGAACCCCACCTGCATGTAATTTACAATTAATGCAATCAAAGCTGCGCCAAGCAAAACAGGAGCGAGTAAAAGCATCACTTCAATCCCGTAACGTATCATCAGTGCCATCACATTTTCTTCGGTAATCTCCAGGCTGAGCCGATTAATGAAAATATCCGTAAACAACCTGACCATACGTTCTTTATAGAACGTACTGAAGATCATCATGATGAGAAATGTGAACAGGAGAATCGAAGCACCCGATAACTCCATACTTTTGACGACCTGGCCCTTTTTCCGTGTATCCTGTCGCTTTTTCGGGGTCGCTTTCTCCGTCTTCTCCCCTGAAAATAACTGGAGGTCGAGTTGAAGTTTCATCTGAATCCTGTCCTCCATTTCACTCATCCCGGCCGTTGTCCGATCGTTCCAAGCAGTTTTTCCATCGACCGGAACATCACCTCGAACAATTGGCCAAACACAAAGGCAAAACTGGGCACCAGCAGAAGCAAAATAGCAATTCCAACGAGCACCTTGAGCGGCATACCTACAGCAAATACGTTAAACTGTGGAGCCGTTTTTGCTAAAAAGCCCAATCCTACATCTGTCAGAAACAGCGCGACCACGATCGGAGCTGCCATCTGGAAAGCCAGCATGAACGATTCTCCTAATGTTCGTACAAGAAACTCTGCAACACTTCCATCTGCCATCTTCAAAAAGAACACGTTGGAGAGCGGAATCCATCGATAACTGTATACAATCCCGTCCAGCAGGTAGTGATGTCCGTTCATAGTCAGAAATAAAAGCACAGCAAAAGCATATTTAAAGTTACCTGTTAGCGGCGCAGAAGCACCTGTCATCGGGTCATACACATTCGCTATACCGAAACCAATCTGGATATCAATAAACGCCCCCGCTGTCTGGACTGCCGTCATCAAAAGATAGGCAACAAAACCCAGAAGCAGGCCTATCAGAATTTCTCTGATAATCAATAAGATGTAGCTCAAGTCGGTTGGAACGGTCTGATGAATGCCAAACGACATATATACCGTAAGCGTAACAAAGGCAGAGATCCCTACCTTAAACGAAGCAGGTACATTTCGAGCTGAAAAGACTGGTGCAGTTACAAAAAATGAGGCTATTCGACAAAACATAAGCAGAGCGACAGGGAAACTTTGCAGCAATGTCTCCATCGGCTAAAGCCTACCCTATGTATCTATATAGATTGTCGAGTATGTTATACGTAAAATCGATGAGTATATTCAAAATCCAGGGCCCAAATAAAAGTACCGCCAAGAGTACAGCAATAATTTTAGGCACAAAGGCCAGAGTCTGCTCCTGAATTTGAGTCGTTGCTTGGAAAATACTAATTAAAAGTCCTACAACCAGAGCTAGAATAAGCATAGGTGCACTGGCCAGCAATGACGTGTATACCGCTTTTCCGGCCAGACCGATAATAAACTCCGAAGTCATGACCGTCCTCCTTTAACTCTCCGGTTCAAGTGTTAAAACTCAGCAACAGTGACTTGACTACCAGATACCACCCGTCTACCAGCACAAAGAGCAGTATTTTAAAAGGTAATGAGATCATAACCGGGGGAAGCATCATCATACCCATGGCCATGAGCGTACTCGCCACAACAATGTCGATCACCAGGAAAGGAATAAAAATCATGAATCCCATCTGGAAAGCTGTTTTAAGCTCACTGATTGCATACGCCGGTACCATCACTGTAATCGGAATATCCTGATACGATTTGGGCTGTTCCGACTGATTGTATTTCATGAACAGCATAATATCCTTCTCACGCGTGTGCGTAAACATAAATTTCTTGATCGGATCTGCTGCCTTTTCAAGCGCCTGCGTTTGTGTTAAATCTCCCTTAAGATAAGGCTGCAGTGCAACCTGATTAATAGAAGACAGCGTTGGCGACATAATAAAAAGTGTCAGAAAAAGTGCAAGACCAACCAATACCTGATTCGGAGGCATTTGCTGCGTTCCGAGTGAGGTCCGGACAAAACCAAGCACGATAACGATGCGAGTAAAACTGGTCATCAGTACCAGCAATGCTGGCGCTATACTGAGCACTGTAATTAATAAAATGATGGACAATGAACTTGTACTTGGCGTGCTGCCGTCACCGTTTCCTATTTGAATATCAATGTTAGGAATCGGCTCGGCAAAAGCCACCGTAACGGATGCCAGGCTGATAAGTCCTATGAAACAACACGCTAACCAAATCTTTTTCTTCATGAATCCCTCGACCGATCTGTAGTATTGTCTTGATCCAGGAGCTTCTCCATCTTCTCTTTACGGTTTGGCATCTGCCGAAGTTTGGATTCGAACATCTCATGAAAAGAAGCGGTGTCCTCAATTTCCATTTCCCGAGGCGGTTCATCTTTGCGAAGCCGCTGAGTGAGCTTGGCAATGATAGGTGAAAGGCTGCCCTGCTGCGCAGCAGCGTCTCGTTCAAAAGAATCTATAATTTTCTGCGCTTCTTCCAAATCCGAGACCTTATCCAGCAGCTGTATATTCTCGCCCACACCAATCAAATAAACGTTTCCGCCAATCTCCAGAATTTGCAAAGACTTGTTTTGTCCTAATCCGACCCCGCCCAAAATGCGAACGGTTCCGCTTCGAAACCACTGCTGATTCCGTTTGTTCAAAAATCGAATCAGATAGACGATAAGAACCAGGATGACGGCCAGGACAACAATCACCCATACAAGCTGTAAATAATAATTGATTCCCGCGCCAGCTGGTTCTGGAGTATCACCCTGAGCCATCAACATGTTTCTTAAGCTCCCAGTGTTTTGCTGATTGCTTCGATAACCCGATCAGATTGGAAAGGTTTAACGATGAAATCTTTGGCACCCGCTTGAATGGCGTCAATTACCATCGCCTGCTGTCCCATTGCAGAACACATAATTACTTTTGCGTTTGCATCGATTTTTTTGATTTCTTTCAATGCAGCAATACCGTCCATCTCAGGCATTGTAATATCCATTGTAATCAGATCTGGACGAAGTTCCTTGAACTTCTCAACTGCCTGTGCCCCATCTGGTGCTTCTCCTACGACTTCATACCCATTTTTGGACAAAATGTCCCGGATCATCATTCTCATAAATGCAGCGTCGTCTACGACTAAAATTCGGTTTGCCATGTTGGTTCAAATCCTCCCTAGATTGTGCTTATTGTAATTTCTGAATTCGGTCCCATTGGCTTACGATATCTATAACACGAACACCAAAGTTCTCATCAATGACCACAACTTCTCCTTTGGCAATCAGCTTGTTATTAACTAGGATATCGACAGGTTCACCAGCCAACTTATCCAGTTCGACAATCGAACCTTGTGATAACTCCAATATATCTTTAATTTGCTTCTGGGTCCTTCCTAATTCTACGGTGACCTTAAGGGGAATGTCCATCAATAAATTCAAATTGTTCTCGTCTACCTGGCCATAAGTCCCATTTTGCAAATTGGCAAACTGAACAGGCTGTACATTCACATTCCTATTAGGTACACCACCGTAGTGCTGCGGCTCACCGTAAGCTGGCTGCGGCGGCATACTGTACGGCTGCTGCGGCGGCATACTGTACGGCTGCTGCGGCGGCATGCCATATGGCTGCTGTGGAGGCATTCCGTATGGCTGCTGTGGAGGCGCCCCCATCGGAGCTTGTCCGTATCCACTATAGTCCTGAGCAGGCTGCTGTGGAGCTTGTGGAGGCATCTGCTGCTGCTCCATAACCGGTGGCGGCGCTGGTGCGGCGGCTGGAGGTGTTGGTACTGGTGTCGGCTCAGGCTCAGGCGCTGCAGCTGCAGTTGCACTGGATGTTGACTCCTGAGCTCCTCCTATTAACATATCCACCATGTTTTTGGCGAAAGGTACTGGAAGCAGCTGCATCAGATTCGAATCAATCAGATCGCCCACTAATAGACGGAACGAAACTTGTATGAGCGTTTCATCTGGTGGCAGATTAGTAACGCCCTCTCCGCTTTCCAAGTTGAGAATATCAATCCCCGGAGGAGAGATATTGACAAAACGGTTGAAAATCGTCGACATGGATGTAGCAGAAGAACCCATCATTTGGTTCATTGCTTCCTGCACTGCACTGATATGAATTTCGTTCAGCTCTTCATCAGCCGGATTACCTTCACCGCCGAGCATCAAGTCCGCAATAATCTGTGCGTCTCTCTTTTTAATAACCAGTGAGTTAATGCCCTCGAATCCATCGACGTAATTCACATGAACAGCAACATGCGGTTTAGGAAATGCCTCCTCGAACTGCGTCCGGCTTATGATCGATACTTTAGGTGTAGTAATATCCACTTTAAGGCCCAGCAGCGTGGACAACGCCGTTGCCGCACTGCCAAATGTAATGTTGCCAATCTCCCCCAAGGCATCCTGTTCCAGTTCGGTCAGAAAGTCATCTACCGTTTTCTGAGCGGGTTCTGAACTCGCTATCGATTCCGATTGCCGAAGCAAAGCATCGATCTCTTCCTGGGATAAATAATCCTTACTCGTCAAATTCTTCAACTCCTTCGGTGACAACTTGATCTATTTGCACAGCCACACGGTCCTTAATGGTTCCCGGACTGCCGATATACTTCAGCCTGTCACCAACTTTAATGGAAAGCCCCTCTTCCACCGGTTTATTGAGCGTAATGACATCGCCAACCGATAATCCCAAAAACTCGGCTATCGAAATTCTGGATTCACCAAGTTCGGCTACTACAGGTAATTTGGCTTTGTTCACACGAGTTCTCAGCACTTCGTACTCTTCCGGAGCTCTCGTTTTCTTCTCCGAAACAAACCACTGATGCGTTGATAACCGGGACATTATAGGCTCAAGAACGACATGCGGTATACACAAGTTGATCATGCCCGTCGTATCGCCGATTTTGGTGCTGAGCGAGATCAAGGCAATGGTCTCATTGGGAGAAACAATCTGCATAAACTGCGGATTCGTCTCCAGTGCTTCCATTCTTGGCGAGATATCCAGTACCGTCTTCCACGCTTCCTGCAAACTTTCGAATGCACGGCTGAATATCCGCTCCATAATTGTTGTTTCAATCTCCGTCATGCTTGCAATTTTGGTCGGAGCACTACCGGTACCTCCAAGCAGACGGTCAAGCATCGCATATCCCACGTTGGGGTGAACCTCCATTACCATTCGTCCCTGTAATGGCTCTGCTTCGAAAATGTTCAAAATCGTCATCTTGGGAATAGAACGGATAAATTCGTCATAAGGCAACTGTTCTACCTGCACGACATTAATCTGAACGAACGTCCGCAGCTGGGCCGAAAAATAAGTGGTGAGAAAACGCGCAAAGTTTTCGTGAATACGAGTCAGACTGCGAATATGATCCTTAGAGAAACGAACTGCCCGCTTAAAATCATATGCTCTGATTTTTTTCTGAGTTTCTTCCTTTTTCAATTCCTCGGCGTCCATTTCGCCTGAAGAAAGGGCTGCTAATAGGGCGTCAATCTCATTCTGTGATAATACATCCACCATGTTCTCACCCCCTTACAGGTCTACAGCTTGTTCTGTTCACTACAATGGTGTCATTACAAAAGATGAAAAACTCGTGCTGCTCAATTTTCCTTCAGGTAAAGTTTCATTGATCAACCCTGTTAATCTCTCGTTGAATTGGATCCGGCCTTTTGCCGTAGACAATTCCTCAGGCTTGGTGTCGACAAGCGTCTGAATAATAATTGGCTTCACAATAATGTCTTTAATTTTCTCAAAATCTTCTTTGGCTTTCTTATCCGATAACTTGAAGGAGAAACTTACCATTACGATCCGATCTGTATCGGCCAGATTCGTTTTAATGTCTCCCAGCTCTGATGAAACCTCTACAATTTCATCCGCAGTCATCTTCTTTTCTTCAGCAGCCGCCGCTGTATGTGTATTGTCGTTCTTGTTCTGTCCCTGCAAAAATACAAAAACTACGACCACAATGAGTGTGATTGCAAGCAGTATCGTTGCAACCCAGGGCATCATCTTTTTCATCAGGACTCCTCCGTTTGCTGCACTTTGATCGTGGCTGCCTGAACTCCAATTTCACGGTTGTATTCTTTGATTTTGGAAATCACTTCATCGGCCTTTTCAAGAACGATCAGTCTTTTTCCCGTTACCAGAGTAATATACGTGTCCGGCGTCTCTTCCACGATCTCGACCATCAGCGCATTTAACCACATGGGAGAACCATTTAACCGCGTAACTGAAATCATGCTAAGCCCCCTCAATCAGAGTGGAGGAGCAAGCTCCCCCACCATTTCAAAATTACTAATCAGTTATTAACGTTTCAGGTTAACGACCTCTTGAAGCACTTCGTCTGATGTTGTAATGATCCGGGAGTTCGCTTGGAAACCACGCTGTGCCACAATCATTTCGGTAAACTCGTTTGTCAAGTCTACATTGGACATTTCCAGCTGACCGGGGATAATAGCTCCTGTACCTTCTTCTGCATTATTTGCCGTCACAGGCTCAAGCGCACCATCCGGATTGGCGTTCGTTGTCATGCGATACAAGTTGCCGCCAACCTTCTCCAGACCCGACGGATTCACAACCTTACCGATGCCAATCTGTACGCCAGCCTCATTTGTTCCGTCAGCCATCGTTTGGTTGATCGTTCCATCCTGACCAATCGTGAATGAAACGACATCATCTCCAATCTGGATGTTTCCTCCACCGCTATCCACTACAAACAAACCATCAGAAGTAACCAAGTTGCGATCTGCATCAAGCGTAAAGTTACCTGCACGTGTCAAGTATGGCACCTCTTGGTCCTCACTCAGACGAACCAGAAAAAATCCATCTCCATTAATGCGAAGGTCAGTAGGTCTATTCGTAGTCATAGGACTGCCTGCCAAGTGTAACGTGTCAATGGAACCTACCGACACACCTAGGCCAATCTGCTGCGCGTTAACACCACCCGATGGAGTATCCGTTGGAGCAGTGACGCCTGAAGTCGTTTGGCTCATAATATCCTTGAACATCACTCGGCTTCCTTTAAATCCAACCGTATTTACGTTCGCAATATTATTACCAATGACATCCAGCTTGGTTTGAAAACCCCGCATCCCGGAAACGCCTGAGTACATCGATTTCAACATTTTATTAAATCCTCCCAGCCTTAAATTGGTTGCCGCATCAGTCGGTCAGCGGCATTCCGGCTCCCGAGAAGGGCCAGCCGGCTAAGAAATAATGACAGCACTATCGATCTGAGTGAAGACATTGTCTTTCATACTTTCGCTATCCATCGCAGTAACAACAGTGCGATTTTTAACATTAACGATAAAGGCCATATCCTGCATCAAAATCAGAGACTCTTTAGCTCCCTTGGCGGCAGCTTTATCGAGTGCCGAACCAATCTGCTTCATCTGCTCTGTTTTCAACTCAATCCCACGCTGTTCCAGTCGCTTGGCCGCATGGTTGCTGAGTTTCAAAAGATTATCTTCAAGCACCTGCGCAAAAGGTTTAGCGGGGGCACTGGAGACTTCTCCCTGTTGGGGTTTGCGAAGCATATTTGGAGTAACGGGTCCAGTATACAATTGTCCAACCGTTATACGATCACTCATACCGTCTGCTCACGATCTTCAGACTCACTTGCCTCGTCTTTTACATCCGATGGCTCGCTTACATTAGAACCCGCAGCACCATCCTGTACGTTTTGCACATCCTGCACAGGCGTTTTCTCTTCTTCATCCTGCTTCGCACGGTTCACTTGAATAATTTCATCCAGCTTGATTTCGTCCTTGCCTACTTTCGCGTACTGCACACCGTCGCGCACAACAATAGAGTCAACAATACCTTGACGAAGTGCACCACTGTCTGCTTTATCAGAAGAGAGCCAACTGATCTCCATGCCAATCATGCCTGATACGGCCCCAAGTGACTGATTCAATGTTTTAAGCTGTGAAGAAATGTTTACCAGCTGCTCCACTGAACTGAATTGAGCCATCTGAGCAATAAATTCTTTATCTTCCATTGGCTGCATCGGGTCCTGATTCTGCAGCTGGGTGATCAAGATTTTGAGAAACTGATCCTTACCAAGCTCTTTGGTTGCAGCGCTGGTTGTCGCTTTATTTGCAGCCGAGTAGTTTGGCCAAACATTATTAGTAGAAACAATTTCGTTTGCCATATATTCACCTCATTCCTCTTTAAGCCTCTGCACTGAATGAATCGCGCTGCATTTCGCCGCCTTCTACTTGTTCACTGCGCCAGCTGCGCAACTCTTCCTGAAGTCCGGCTGCGGTTACGGCTTCATCCGTATGTTCTCCCCGCTCACGTGAACGCCTCTGCTGCTGCGATTGATTACCTTGCTGACGACCGCCATCCTGATACATCTCGGACCCTAGCGAGCTGTTCTGAGTTACTTCCAGACGTTCTACCTGAATGCCTTGAGACTGCAGCGAGGAACGCAGCTGCATCATCTGCTGTTCAAGCATGTCTTTCGCCATGACATGTTCTGTCATGAACCTGGCGACCAACTGCCCGTTTTGTAACGTAATCTGCACATCCAATTTCCCCAAATGTTCAGGACGAAGTGAGATTGTTGCCTCGGAGAACCCTTTCTGCTGCACGATATCGAGTTTATCCACCACAAATTGCGTCATTTCCTTAGCAAAAAGCGAGGCCTGCATCACAGGCTGGGCCGGTTTGCCTGCGGTTGTGCCCGAGCTTCGTAAGGAAAGTTCTCCTGCAGTTACAATTCCGCCTTGTTGAATCTCTACATCTGCACTGGAAACTGGCGCTGCATCCGCTTTAGCTGTATTCGGCCCTGCTTTGGCTTCTACTAGAACAGTCTGGTCCTTCATGACAGAGATCGTATCCAGTATCGATTTCAGTTCAGACCAGCCTTTCTTGTCTTCCGTTTCAACTCCAGCTTTTTGCAGCTGAGTTTGAAGGTCCTGAAGCAGCTGTTTGAATTCAGGTGCAAGCTCCACTACAGCACGATTCGGATGTTGAACTTTCGCTGCCAATTGAGTCAACACATCCTGTAGAACAAAACGAATTGCAGCAGGATGTTGAGACAAATCAGCGGCAGAAGCAGCGTTAACGGTATCATCCGAATTGGAAACAGTTTCGCCTGCAGATGCTTGCTGATTGCTGTCAGCCCCTTTACCCAACAAAGCATACACTTGCTGGATCAACGTTTGGAGACCTGCAAGCAGTGATGGATCATTTTCCAAAGCTTCATCCAGAGCATCAAGATCACCGAACAGCTTTTTCAGCTTATCACTTAAACCCAACGCATCTTCATCAGCAAAGAGTGAGGTTAACGTGTCAGTTAAAGATGTGTTCTCTCCTTCTTGTTCTGAAGCAAATGTAAACATAAACGGAGAAGCGGATTTGGCTGCTGTACTATTCGCTGTCTCACCTTCACCAGTTCCTCCAGCCATGGACTGTGCCAGTGTCTGCAGAAACTCACCACCTGTTTCCGTAACGGGACCGCTTGATTGTGATCCAGATGACGAAGCTGAACCGGAAGTTTTAGCCGAAGCTGTAGAGTTCATTTGATATACGAGTGACATTTTTTCACCTCCCCTCTATGCATTCACGTCCGTATCCTTACTTATTCCCCATCAGCCGATTCAAAACTTTGGCTGTTTCAACCGAGTCTTCCTTCGACATATTCTCAAGAAGTTGTGAACGAGTGGCATCATTTACTGAATTCAGTATAGTCAGTGTTTTATCCGGACTTATTTTATACGTTTCGAGCAGCAATTTAGCACCGCTGGATGCAGACATAGAGGCAAAAGTCTGACTCAACTGGGTTTTATCCAAATTCTTGCTGTTCGTTCCTGTAGTCGTTGAAGCTGCTGCTGTTTCCTTCTTTAATCTGGATTGGAGCGCATCCAGGGCAAGATCGCCTGAAGGTTTCGCATCCTTCATTAACATGGTTACATCCGCTGCCGTCTTGGGGTCCATCTTCTCCAGCACTTTCGTCCGGGCAGTCGACTGCATCGCATTTAACATGAGCACCATTTCTTCATTCGTCATATTTTGCAAAATCGGTGCAGCTTTACTCGGACTCATATCCGCATACATCTTAGCCAAACTTTTAATCTGCTTCTGATAGTCACTTTCGCTTTCAGGTTGTGCAGCTGCAGCGGTTTCAGCTGTTTGTTTGGCTTCATCCAATTTCTTCTGCAAATCAGCTGTTTTCTGCGTCTCTGCAGCTGCAGCTTCTTTGGCTGCTTTGAGCTCTGTTTCTTTAGCTGTAACTTGAGATTTCAGCTTTTCAATCGTTGCTTCAGCGCTCTCTACCTGCTTCTCGGAGTTTTTCAGTTTCTCCTTCTCAGGGTCCAGAACCGGTTCAGGCACCCAGTTCTTGACAAAAGGGATTTTATTGGCAAGTTCGAGAGCATTATTCCGAATATCCACGTTAAACAGTGTAAGCAGTACACCAAGCAGCACTACGGTAAATACGATCGGGATTGAAATCATGAGAAACTTTTCCCATCCGCTCCCGGATTCTTTTTCGATATCAGTGTCTTTTACAGCCACCGTTCATTCCTCCTTCACGAGACAACTTCGCGCCCGGCTCACATCAATTCGCTCGTCCGGCTTTGGCAGCGAAGCGTACAGTAGCCATCTCGTCCAGATCATTCTGTTCCCGGAGGAGCATCTCCTGTTGAAATCTGATTTTGGCCTTATCTCTCGCTCCAAGCCACACTTTTTCATCAATGACTTTGCCATTTAAAAAGCTCTGATTCCGCTGCACATTGACCTGAGCATGCTTGACATCACTGTTCTTACGCGATATGCACTCGTCAAGGTGATAAGCATATCGCTGCATTTCCTGCAAACTGGATACGGAAGCACAGTTCTCCGTGGCAGATTGGATAATATCCATCAGATTATTTCGATCATTAATCAACTGCAGCAGATGTTCTTCTTCTGTCTGAAGTTTGCCAATGGCTGTAGATAACATCCATTCTGCCTGTGTCTTCTCATTGCTTTTCAGGTCAACAACCTTCTGGAAATGATATCGAAATTTCATCGTTTACCCATTCATCTCCTTGCGAATTCAAGAATCAAACGCTCCTGCACTTCACTTAGCGTCACTTTTTCATCCACTTTTTGCTTTGTAAAATTCCAGATATGGTCAATCTGATCCATCGCTTCATCGATGGCTGCGTTTGATCCTCGCTGGTAAGCACCGATATTGATCAAATCTTCCGATTCTTTGTACACCGCCATCAACCGTTTCATATTGTTAACCGCATCAATCTGCTCTTCAGGAGCGATGTCCTTCATCACACGGCTGATACTTGCAAGCACATCGATCGCAGGGAAATGGCCCTTATTAGCTATGGCGCGATTCAGCACAATGTGACCGTCCAAGATCCCCCTGACTGCGTCTGCAATCGGCTCGTTCATGTCGTCTCCATCAACCAGTACAGTGTAAAAGGC harbors:
- the fliY gene encoding flagellar motor switch phosphatase FliY; protein product: MTSKDYLSQEEIDALLRQSESIASSEPAQKTVDDFLTELEQDALGEIGNITFGSAATALSTLLGLKVDITTPKVSIISRTQFEEAFPKPHVAVHVNYVDGFEGINSLVIKKRDAQIIADLMLGGEGNPADEELNEIHISAVQEAMNQMMGSSATSMSTIFNRFVNISPPGIDILNLESGEGVTNLPPDETLIQVSFRLLVGDLIDSNLMQLLPVPFAKNMVDMLIGGAQESTSSATAAAAPEPEPTPVPTPPAAAPAPPPVMEQQQMPPQAPQQPAQDYSGYGQAPMGAPPQQPYGMPPQQPYGMPPQQPYSMPPQQPYSMPPQPAYGEPQHYGGVPNRNVNVQPVQFANLQNGTYGQVDENNLNLLMDIPLKVTVELGRTQKQIKDILELSQGSIVELDKLAGEPVDILVNNKLIAKGEVVVIDENFGVRVIDIVSQWDRIQKLQ
- a CDS encoding flagellar hook capping FlgD N-terminal domain-containing protein, which codes for MANEIVSTNNVWPNYSAANKATTSAATKELGKDQFLKILITQLQNQDPMQPMEDKEFIAQMAQFSSVEQLVNISSQLKTLNQSLGAVSGMIGMEISWLSSDKADSGALRQGIVDSIVVRDGVQYAKVGKDEIKLDEIIQVNRAKQDEEEKTPVQDVQNVQDGAAGSNVSEPSDVKDEASESEDREQTV
- a CDS encoding flagellar FlbD family protein, whose product is MISVTRLNGSPMWLNALMVEIVEETPDTYITLVTGKRLIVLEKADEVISKIKEYNREIGVQAATIKVQQTEES
- a CDS encoding TIGR02530 family flagellar biosynthesis protein produces the protein MSDRITVGQLYTGPVTPNMLRKPQQGEVSSAPAKPFAQVLEDNLLKLSNHAAKRLEQRGIELKTEQMKQIGSALDKAAAKGAKESLILMQDMAFIVNVKNRTVVTAMDSESMKDNVFTQIDSAVIIS
- the flgG gene encoding flagellar basal body rod protein FlgG — protein: MLKSMYSGVSGMRGFQTKLDVIGNNIANVNTVGFKGSRVMFKDIMSQTTSGVTAPTDTPSGGVNAQQIGLGVSVGSIDTLHLAGSPMTTNRPTDLRINGDGFFLVRLSEDQEVPYLTRAGNFTLDADRNLVTSDGLFVVDSGGGNIQIGDDVVSFTIGQDGTINQTMADGTNEAGVQIGIGKVVNPSGLEKVGGNLYRMTTNANPDGALEPVTANNAEEGTGAIIPGQLEMSNVDLTNEFTEMIVAQRGFQANSRIITTSDEVLQEVVNLKR
- a CDS encoding flagellar hook-length control protein FliK: MSLVYQMNSTASAKTSGSASSSGSQSSGPVTETGGEFLQTLAQSMAGGTGEGETANSTAAKSASPFMFTFASEQEGENTSLTDTLTSLFADEDALGLSDKLKKLFGDLDALDEALENDPSLLAGLQTLIQQVYALLGKGADSNQQASAGETVSNSDDTVNAASAADLSQHPAAIRFVLQDVLTQLAAKVQHPNRAVVELAPEFKQLLQDLQTQLQKAGVETEDKKGWSELKSILDTISVMKDQTVLVEAKAGPNTAKADAAPVSSADVEIQQGGIVTAGELSLRSSGTTAGKPAQPVMQASLFAKEMTQFVVDKLDIVQQKGFSEATISLRPEHLGKLDVQITLQNGQLVARFMTEHVMAKDMLEQQMMQLRSSLQSQGIQVERLEVTQNSSLGSEMYQDGGRQQGNQSQQQRRSRERGEHTDEAVTAAGLQEELRSWRSEQVEGGEMQRDSFSAEA
- a CDS encoding flagellar basal body-associated FliL family protein — translated: MKKMMPWVATILLAITLIVVVVFVFLQGQNKNDNTHTAAAAEEKKMTADEIVEVSSELGDIKTNLADTDRIVMVSFSFKLSDKKAKEDFEKIKDIIVKPIIIQTLVDTKPEELSTAKGRIQFNERLTGLINETLPEGKLSSTSFSSFVMTPL
- the fliM gene encoding flagellar motor switch protein FliM, which codes for MVDVLSQNEIDALLAALSSGEMDAEELKKEETQKKIRAYDFKRAVRFSKDHIRSLTRIHENFARFLTTYFSAQLRTFVQINVVQVEQLPYDEFIRSIPKMTILNIFEAEPLQGRMVMEVHPNVGYAMLDRLLGGTGSAPTKIASMTEIETTIMERIFSRAFESLQEAWKTVLDISPRMEALETNPQFMQIVSPNETIALISLSTKIGDTTGMINLCIPHVVLEPIMSRLSTHQWFVSEKKTRAPEEYEVLRTRVNKAKLPVVAELGESRISIAEFLGLSVGDVITLNKPVEEGLSIKVGDRLKYIGSPGTIKDRVAVQIDQVVTEGVEEFDE